One window of the Trifolium pratense cultivar HEN17-A07 linkage group LG2, ARS_RC_1.1, whole genome shotgun sequence genome contains the following:
- the LOC123910158 gene encoding NAC domain-containing protein 86 has protein sequence MSPVGLPPGFRFHPTDEELVNYYLKRKINGQEIELDIIPEVDLYKCEPWELAEKSFLPSRDPEWYFFGPRDRKYPNGFRTNRATRAGYWKSTGKDRRVSSQSRPIGMKKTLVYYRGRAPQGIRTDWVMHEYRLDDKECEDNSGGLQDTYALCRVFKKNGICSDMEEQQAQCSMSSLIECSQTIINECETMSPDILGASSSCLEEEDKDDSWMQFITEDAWYSSNAATMVGCEEVSHATFTN, from the exons ATTATCTAAAGAGGAAAATCAATGGTCAAGAAATTGAACTTGATATCATTCCTGAAGTTGATCTTTACAAATGTGAACCTTGGGAATTAGCAG AGAAATCATTTTTACCAAGTAGAGATCCAGAGTGGTACTTTTTCGGACCGCGGGACAGAAAATACCCTAATGGATTCAGAACAAATAGAGCAACTAGAGCAGGATATTGGAAATCTACTGGAAAAGACAGAAGAGTTTCATCCCAAAGTAGACCTATTGGTATGAAGAAGACTTTGGTTTACTATAGAGGCAGAGCTCCTCAAGGAATTAGAACTGATTGGGTCATGCATGAGTATCGTCTTGATGATAAAGAGTGTGAGGACAACTCTGGAGGATTACAG GATACTTACGCATTGTGTCGCGTGTTCAAGAAAAATGGAATCTGTTCTGATATGGAAGAGCAACAAGCGCAATGTAGTATGTCGTCGCTAATCGAATGTTCTCAAACCATAATCAACGAGTGTGAAACGATGTCTCCGGACATACTAGGAGCATCATCTTCATGCTTAGAAGAGGAAGACAAAGATGATTCATGGATGCAATTCATTACAGAAGATGCATGGTATTCTTCTAATGCAGCAACAATGGTTGGTTGTGAAGAAGTTTCACATGCTACATTTACAAACTAA